A region from the Gossypium hirsutum isolate 1008001.06 chromosome A08, Gossypium_hirsutum_v2.1, whole genome shotgun sequence genome encodes:
- the LOC107943902 gene encoding uncharacterized protein isoform X3: protein MEQPSSPGTKPVELSNSIEELLKFTLKSHLNGTLGLDIGLSKQFCSSLLNHPSTSPISPNASSSSEASQNPLYKQLILKNINFELHVQEPFFTQLKDGIKAVEGRCAVGDYNRITTGALILFNKCLVLEVQDVHYYASFFEMLEAESLAKVLPGVKTIDEGVQVYRKFYTEEKEKTNGVAAICVAKMAAQPYLSLARILSEIIQRQKESGLLVMLQHRAWMSQHSKQNTQGAVCHQCRDTDQRMSRHIFKDMPK, encoded by the exons ATGGAGCAACCATCTTCTCCAGGAACGAAGCCGGTTGAGTTAAGCAACTCCATTGAAGAGCTTTTGAAGTTCACTCTCAAATCTCACCTCAATGGAACTCTTGGATTGGATATTGGGCTCTCAAAACAATTCTGCTCATCTCTCCTCAATCACCCTTCAACCAGCCCCATCTCCCCAAATGCCT CAAGCTCCTCAGAAGCCTCTCAGAATCCTTTATACAAACAGTTG ATATTGAAGAACATTAATTTTGAACTTCATGTTCAGGAGCCTTTCTTCACTCAGTTAAAAG ATGGCATCAAAGCAGTAGAAGGAAGATGTGCTGTTGGTGACTATAATAG AATTACAACTGGAGCTTTGATCCTCTTCAACAAATGCTTGGTACTTGAGGTTCAG GATGTTCATTATTATGCTTCATTCTTTGAGATGTTGGAAGCCGAGAGTCTTGCAAAGGTCCTTCCTGGAGTTAAAACCATAGATGAAG GTGTTCAAGTTTACAGGAAGTTTTACacagaagagaaggaaaagacaAATGGTGTAGCTGCAATTTGCGTTGCAAAAATGGCTGCTCAACCCTACCTTTCATTGGCCAGAATACTATCT GAAATCATTCAAAGACAAAAAGAAAGTGGACTACTTGTGATGTTGCAACACAGAGCTTGGATGTCGCAACACAGCAAGCAAAATACCCAAGGAGCAGTCTGCCATCAGTGTCGTGACACAGACCAGAGGATGTCACGACACATCTTTAAAGACATGCCCAAATAA
- the LOC107943902 gene encoding uncharacterized protein isoform X2, producing MELLDWILGSQNNSAHLSSITLQPAPSPQMPFKHAASSSEASQNPLYKQLVRALYEIITFGSLQESSDCNKVASLCQGSDSKQKGEWFDLVHKEGSELAEILKNINFELHVQEPFFTQLKDGIKAVEGRCAVGDYNRITTGALILFNKCLVLEVQDVHYYASFFEMLEAESLAKVLPGVKTIDEGVQVYRKFYTEEKEKTNGVAAICVAKMAAQPYLSLARILSEIIQRQKESGLLVMLQHRAWMSQHSKQNTQGAVCHQCRDTDQRMSRHIFKDMPK from the exons ATGGAACTCTTGGATTGGATATTGGGCTCTCAAAACAATTCTGCTCATCTCTCCTCAATCACCCTTCAACCAGCCCCATCTCCCCAAATGCCT TTTAAACATGCAGCAAGCTCCTCAGAAGCCTCTCAGAATCCTTTATACAAACAGTTGGTACGGGCCTTATATGAAATTATAACTTTTGGTTCACTTCAAGAGTCATCTGACTGTAATAAAGTGGCATCATTATGTCAAGGAAGTGACTCGAAGCAGAAAGGCGAGTGGTTTGATTTAGTTCATAAAGAAGGATCTGAATTAGCTGAA ATATTGAAGAACATTAATTTTGAACTTCATGTTCAGGAGCCTTTCTTCACTCAGTTAAAAG ATGGCATCAAAGCAGTAGAAGGAAGATGTGCTGTTGGTGACTATAATAG AATTACAACTGGAGCTTTGATCCTCTTCAACAAATGCTTGGTACTTGAGGTTCAG GATGTTCATTATTATGCTTCATTCTTTGAGATGTTGGAAGCCGAGAGTCTTGCAAAGGTCCTTCCTGGAGTTAAAACCATAGATGAAG GTGTTCAAGTTTACAGGAAGTTTTACacagaagagaaggaaaagacaAATGGTGTAGCTGCAATTTGCGTTGCAAAAATGGCTGCTCAACCCTACCTTTCATTGGCCAGAATACTATCT GAAATCATTCAAAGACAAAAAGAAAGTGGACTACTTGTGATGTTGCAACACAGAGCTTGGATGTCGCAACACAGCAAGCAAAATACCCAAGGAGCAGTCTGCCATCAGTGTCGTGACACAGACCAGAGGATGTCACGACACATCTTTAAAGACATGCCCAAATAA
- the LOC107943902 gene encoding uncharacterized protein isoform X1 produces MEQPSSPGTKPVELSNSIEELLKFTLKSHLNGTLGLDIGLSKQFCSSLLNHPSTSPISPNASSSSEASQNPLYKQLVRALYEIITFGSLQESSDCNKVASLCQGSDSKQKGEWFDLVHKEGSELAEILKNINFELHVQEPFFTQLKDGIKAVEGRCAVGDYNRITTGALILFNKCLVLEVQDVHYYASFFEMLEAESLAKVLPGVKTIDEGVQVYRKFYTEEKEKTNGVAAICVAKMAAQPYLSLARILSEIIQRQKESGLLVMLQHRAWMSQHSKQNTQGAVCHQCRDTDQRMSRHIFKDMPK; encoded by the exons ATGGAGCAACCATCTTCTCCAGGAACGAAGCCGGTTGAGTTAAGCAACTCCATTGAAGAGCTTTTGAAGTTCACTCTCAAATCTCACCTCAATGGAACTCTTGGATTGGATATTGGGCTCTCAAAACAATTCTGCTCATCTCTCCTCAATCACCCTTCAACCAGCCCCATCTCCCCAAATGCCT CAAGCTCCTCAGAAGCCTCTCAGAATCCTTTATACAAACAGTTGGTACGGGCCTTATATGAAATTATAACTTTTGGTTCACTTCAAGAGTCATCTGACTGTAATAAAGTGGCATCATTATGTCAAGGAAGTGACTCGAAGCAGAAAGGCGAGTGGTTTGATTTAGTTCATAAAGAAGGATCTGAATTAGCTGAA ATATTGAAGAACATTAATTTTGAACTTCATGTTCAGGAGCCTTTCTTCACTCAGTTAAAAG ATGGCATCAAAGCAGTAGAAGGAAGATGTGCTGTTGGTGACTATAATAG AATTACAACTGGAGCTTTGATCCTCTTCAACAAATGCTTGGTACTTGAGGTTCAG GATGTTCATTATTATGCTTCATTCTTTGAGATGTTGGAAGCCGAGAGTCTTGCAAAGGTCCTTCCTGGAGTTAAAACCATAGATGAAG GTGTTCAAGTTTACAGGAAGTTTTACacagaagagaaggaaaagacaAATGGTGTAGCTGCAATTTGCGTTGCAAAAATGGCTGCTCAACCCTACCTTTCATTGGCCAGAATACTATCT GAAATCATTCAAAGACAAAAAGAAAGTGGACTACTTGTGATGTTGCAACACAGAGCTTGGATGTCGCAACACAGCAAGCAAAATACCCAAGGAGCAGTCTGCCATCAGTGTCGTGACACAGACCAGAGGATGTCACGACACATCTTTAAAGACATGCCCAAATAA